One part of the Capricornis sumatraensis isolate serow.1 chromosome 13, serow.2, whole genome shotgun sequence genome encodes these proteins:
- the ASF1A gene encoding histone chaperone ASF1A: MAKVQVNNVVVLDNPSPFYNPFQFEITFECIEDLSEDLEWKIIYVGSAESEEYDQVLDSVLVGPVPAGRHMFVFQADAPNPGLIPDADAVGVTVVLITCTYRGQEFIRVGYYVNNEYTETELRENPPVKPDFSKLQRNILASNPRVTRFHINWEDNTEKLEDAESSNPNLQSLLSTDALPSASKGWSTSENSLNVMLESHMDCM; this comes from the exons atggCAAAGGTTCAGGTGAACAATGTAGTGGTGCTGGATAACCCTTCTCCCTTCTACAACCCATTCCAGTTCGAGATCACCTTCGAGTGCATCGAGGACCTGTCTGAAG ACCTGGAATGGAAAATTATCTATGTGGGctctgcagaaagtgaagaatacgATCAAGTTTTAGACTCTGTTTTAGTGGGCCCTGTTCCTGCAGGAAGGCATATGTTTGTATTTCAG GCTGATGCACCTAACCCGGGACTCATCCCAGATGCAGATGCCGTAGGTGTAACAGTTGTGCTAATTACGTGCACCTATCGAGGTCAAGAGTTTATTAGAGTTGGTTATTATGTAAATAATGAATATACCGAGACAGAATTAAGGGAAAATCCGCCAGTAAAACCAGACTTTTCTAAG CTTCAAAGGAATATTTTGGCATCCAATCCCAGAGTCACAAGATTCCACATTAATTGGGAAGATAACACAGAAAAACTGGAAGATGCAGAGAGCAGTAATCCAAATCTACAGTCACTTCTTTCGACAGATGCATTACCTTCAGCATCAAAGGGATGGTCCACATCAGAAAACTCACTAAATGTCATGTTAGAATCCCACATGGACTGCATGTGA